In the genome of Candidatus Delongbacteria bacterium, the window CTTATCATGATTTTTCCGCTTGAGTAATCAGATGATGTTTCATAATTTTCGCCAATTAAAAGTTGTACCATTCGTTCAGGTAAATTAACGCCACAAGCAGAAGCCATATATACCCATGCAGGAAATCTAGGGTTTATTTCTATCAAATTTATCTCATCAGTTTCATTATCAATTATAACTTCAAATTCAAATCCTCCCTTCCAGTTTAGATATTTTACCACATCTTCAGCTGATTTTAAAAGTCTTTCATTATTGATACTCACAGCATTCCAAACCTTACCTAAGCTAGTTGTAGTCATTTTACGTATGGCAAAAAGTCCCATTGTATTTCCTTTTCCATCGCCACAACCAATTACATTGTATTCTTCTCCTTCTACAAATTTCTGAACGATTATTGGAAAACCCCATTTTGTAATCAATTTATTAAAATATGTAGTTGCTTCAGACTCACTAGTTGCTTTAAAAGCTTCATAAAAGGGACCTTTAATCATACATGGAAAACCAGTTTCCTCCATTCCCTTAACTAGATCGTTATAGGAATTACAAGTCAAATAAGCAGGGATTTCTATATTTACAGACTTCGCAACTCCCTTAAGGGCGTTTTTATTTCTCAAAGCAAACATTTCTCTTGTTGGAATAAGCATCTTTATACCATATGAGCGAAGTTGTTTTTCAATTTCTATATATAGTGGTAACTCTGCATCTAGTGCAGAAATGATCACATCTATTTTTTCTATTTCATGAATCTGCAATATTCTTTCTAGAAATGTTTCTCTTCCTGCGGAAGGGTATGGTAACAAATAGGATTTATCGACATATTGATCAAGATATATTCCAGGCTCCATGGCATCATAAGCAAAACCAATAGTTCTTACTTCGAGATTACTCTCTTTTAATGATCTAATTATTCCTATGCCAGGTCCGGGATTATCAATTGCATTTATACCACTTACAGCTATTGTAATCATAATTACTCCTAAACCAGTAAATAGTTTTTTAAAGTATCGATGAAGTCTTCGATATCAACAAGAAGTTCATCTCTGGAAGTATCATACTCCTCAATCATAGTTGAAACGATGGAATCGACACTTTCACCCTTTTTTAATAGATTTAAAATTTCTAATCCTACCTCATTTGTTGAATATGAATGACCAGTGATCGGATCAAAAATAAACCCTGAGTCACTCACGGCAAGATTCTGAAGTTTTTCCTTTTTCATAGAACCTCCTAATTTTCATATATAAACGAATTACAACTGTGAATATTTTAAAATGTAATGAAAAGTTAAATCAAATGTTATAAATAAAAAAAAGGAATTTGTCCCCAAATTCCTTTATGTGCTGCATAATGTGTGGGTTATAACAGTTTTTCACCTTCAACATATCCATGAGCTGTTGCATAAATTATAGACCTTGTAGCTCCAGAACAATCACCTATGAATTTCAATCTATCATATTTTTCGTTATCAACTAAATTTGAGTAAAATTTAATTTCAGGAGCATGAACAAGATTATCTGCATTTGCTACGCCTGGAACTAGTTCATTTAGATTTTCTATAAAATCAACTATAGATTCAATTATTCTTCTAGGAAAAGCTAAATTTATATCTCCAAATATATATCTTTCTTTTTCAAGAGTAGGTAAAACTCGATATAGATTTTTTGTTCTTTTCGAATCTTTAAAATTCTTGTAAGTCTGCAAAATTGATCTGTTTTTACCAGCAAGAAGATTTGAAAGTTTAGCAATGTGGGAACCATAACCAATTGGATCATTAAATGGTTCAGTTAGTTTCACCGTAACAAGTATCGCGAAATTCGTGTTAGTACTTTTCTCTCTCAATTTCGCATGACCATTTACTGTCACAAAATCACCATAATTTTCATTCACGACAAAGCCAGAAGGATTATTGCAGAAAGTTCTCACTGTATAACCGGTTTTACTTCTATACAGAACTTTGAACTCGTACATCTCTTTATTCAGTTCTTCGACTATGTGGTTTGGTAATTCATATCTAATACCCAAATCAACTTTAGTATTATCTAATACCATATCTG includes:
- a CDS encoding ATP-grasp domain-containing protein — encoded protein: MITIAVSGINAIDNPGPGIGIIRSLKESNLEVRTIGFAYDAMEPGIYLDQYVDKSYLLPYPSAGRETFLERILQIHEIEKIDVIISALDAELPLYIEIEKQLRSYGIKMLIPTREMFALRNKNALKGVAKSVNIEIPAYLTCNSYNDLVKGMEETGFPCMIKGPFYEAFKATSESEATTYFNKLITKWGFPIIVQKFVEGEEYNVIGCGDGKGNTMGLFAIRKMTTTSLGKVWNAVSINNERLLKSAEDVVKYLNWKGGFEFEVIIDNETDEINLIEINPRFPAWVYMASACGVNLPERMVQLLIGENYETSSDYSSGKIMIRYTMETIKEISDFEKITTFGEL
- a CDS encoding PqqD family protein — translated: MKKEKLQNLAVSDSGFIFDPITGHSYSTNEVGLEILNLLKKGESVDSIVSTMIEEYDTSRDELLVDIEDFIDTLKNYLLV
- a CDS encoding NAD(P)/FAD-dependent oxidoreductase, with the protein product MKIAVIGFGAAAIGLIESLKKSEHEIHVYEKSPDIYSSSISGIRADGKLFVSSEMGGNIQIDLKLQKKLVDYYISNTDSNQVETGKSFKNPDFYRKFYQKGFQPIEADFYHIGTDQLKEVLFNIYEDFKKYSNIHFHFDSNVESVTFDENFAYINEQDKYEKVYIAVGRSGHKLVKNVITKYPDMVLDNTKVDLGIRYELPNHIVEELNKEMYEFKVLYRSKTGYTVRTFCNNPSGFVVNENYGDFVTVNGHAKLREKSTNTNFAILVTVKLTEPFNDPIGYGSHIAKLSNLLAGKNRSILQTYKNFKDSKRTKNLYRVLPTLEKERYIFGDINLAFPRRIIESIVDFIENLNELVPGVANADNLVHAPEIKFYSNLVDNEKYDRLKFIGDCSGATRSIIYATAHGYVEGEKLL